In Chloroflexota bacterium, the following proteins share a genomic window:
- a CDS encoding rRNA pseudouridine synthase, which yields MPLERLQKVLAHAGVASRRACEDLIRQGRVAVNGTVVTELGTKVDPSRDRILVDGEPIRPRETPRYLLLHKPAGYLSVMEDPRGRPDLGDLVDSSERLFPVGRLDMASEGLMLLTNDGDLANRLMHPRYEHAKTYLVLVRGQPSARALWKLRRGVELEDGWTRPARVEVVRGWPRELVGNWWHDTMPREAGPTTWLRITLREGRKREIRRMLSAIGHPVVRLIRVGLGPLRLGKLPPGESRPLTAHELRLLQARRGARVAPRQEDRKGHASPAARRRRGRKRR from the coding sequence ATGCCGCTTGAGCGTTTGCAGAAGGTCCTGGCACACGCGGGTGTGGCCTCCCGGAGGGCGTGCGAGGACCTGATCCGACAGGGCCGGGTGGCCGTGAATGGCACCGTGGTGACCGAGCTGGGCACCAAGGTGGACCCATCGCGTGATCGCATCCTGGTGGATGGGGAGCCGATACGCCCTCGTGAGACGCCTCGCTATCTTCTGCTACATAAGCCGGCGGGCTACCTGAGCGTGATGGAGGACCCGCGCGGCCGCCCCGACCTGGGCGATCTGGTGGATAGCTCGGAGCGGTTGTTCCCCGTCGGCCGCCTGGATATGGCCAGCGAGGGGTTGATGTTGCTGACCAATGACGGCGATCTGGCCAACCGGCTGATGCACCCGCGTTATGAGCACGCCAAGACGTATCTCGTGTTGGTGCGTGGACAGCCGTCGGCCCGTGCGTTGTGGAAGCTGCGGCGCGGGGTGGAGCTAGAGGATGGGTGGACGAGGCCGGCTCGGGTGGAGGTAGTGCGGGGTTGGCCTCGTGAGCTGGTGGGGAATTGGTGGCATGACACGATGCCCCGGGAGGCTGGACCGACGACGTGGTTGCGCATCACACTGCGCGAGGGGAGGAAACGGGAGATTCGGCGCATGTTGAGCGCGATCGGCCATCCGGTTGTGCGATTGATTCGCGTCGGCCTGGGCCCGTTGCGGCTGGGGAAGTTGCCGCCCGGGGAGTCCCGCCCTTTGACCGCTCACGAGCTGCGGTTGCTTCAGGCCCGTCGAGGGGCGCGCGTCGCCCCGCGTCAGGAGGATCGGAAGGGGCATGCGTCGCCGGCGGCGCGACGGAGACGGGGGAGGAAGAGGCGATGA
- a CDS encoding SpoIIE family protein phosphatase, with amino-acid sequence MQIRAAAAEVAKYATSASGDTLEMIERPHGGLSFVLVDGQRSGWSAKAISNLVARKVISLLAEGVRDGAAARAAHDYLRTLRRAQVLASLIIVSVDLVSRTLVVSRNSDCPVVVVNGQGTRLLDDPSEPIGVRTYMKPVIAELPIQVSTTVVAATDGVWSAGARSHRRMDVPAMVSRLHEECPGDARAMADAILSEALSLDQGRPHDDISVLVVCVADGEPADGAHRLDVSFPLPRALG; translated from the coding sequence GTGCAGATTCGGGCGGCGGCGGCGGAGGTGGCTAAGTACGCCACCAGCGCGAGCGGTGATACGTTGGAAATGATCGAGCGGCCTCATGGGGGGCTCTCCTTTGTGCTGGTGGATGGCCAGCGCAGTGGGTGGAGCGCCAAGGCCATCAGCAATCTCGTCGCACGGAAGGTGATCTCGCTTCTGGCCGAGGGGGTCCGGGACGGCGCGGCGGCCCGGGCCGCCCACGATTACCTGCGAACGCTGCGTCGGGCGCAGGTGTTGGCATCCTTGATCATCGTCTCCGTCGATCTGGTCAGCCGGACCCTGGTCGTTTCCCGCAACAGCGATTGCCCCGTGGTGGTCGTCAACGGGCAGGGGACCCGCCTGCTGGATGACCCCAGCGAGCCCATCGGTGTCCGCACGTACATGAAGCCCGTCATCGCCGAGCTGCCGATCCAGGTCTCCACGACGGTGGTGGCGGCCACGGATGGCGTATGGTCGGCGGGCGCCCGCTCTCACCGGCGGATGGATGTGCCCGCCATGGTCTCCCGCCTTCACGAGGAGTGCCCGGGAGACGCCCGGGCGATGGCGGATGCCATCCTCTCGGAGGCGCTGTCGCTGGATCAGGGCCGTCCTCATGATGATATCAGCGTGTTGGTGGTTTGTGTGGCCGATGGCGAGCCCGCTGACGGCGCCCACCGGCTGGATGTGAGCTTCCCGTTGCCGCGCGCTCTGGGATAG
- a CDS encoding alcohol dehydrogenase catalytic domain-containing protein: MRALVFDGERLRYRTDYPRPELPPGEALVRVRMAGICGTDLEITRGYMGFRGVPGHEFVGVVEEAPDAAWVGRRVVGEINAACGECPTCRAGRPTHCPNRTTLGIDRRDGAFAEFLCLPLTNLHPVPDHVPDEAAVFTEPLAAALQILEQVHVRPTDRVAVLGAGRLGQLIARVLRLTGCELVVWGRHEGKLDRLRALGIEARGDSVYPEAWADVVVEVTGSPTGFAAARRMVRPRGTLVLKSTYRGSLEADFTGLVVDEITLVGSRCGPFPPALRLLASGLVPVADLVEACYPLEEGEAAFEHAARPGVLKVLVQG; this comes from the coding sequence ATGCGGGCGTTGGTGTTCGACGGCGAACGGTTGCGATACCGGACGGACTATCCACGGCCCGAGCTGCCGCCGGGCGAGGCGCTGGTGCGGGTGCGGATGGCGGGCATCTGCGGCACCGATCTGGAGATCACGCGGGGATACATGGGCTTTCGGGGCGTCCCCGGACACGAGTTCGTGGGCGTGGTGGAGGAGGCGCCGGATGCCGCATGGGTGGGGCGGCGCGTGGTGGGCGAGATCAACGCGGCCTGTGGCGAGTGCCCGACCTGTCGGGCCGGCCGGCCGACCCATTGTCCCAACCGCACGACCCTGGGCATCGACCGGCGGGATGGGGCCTTCGCCGAGTTCCTGTGCCTGCCGCTGACGAATCTGCACCCTGTGCCGGATCACGTCCCGGACGAGGCGGCCGTCTTCACCGAGCCGCTGGCAGCCGCGCTGCAGATCCTGGAGCAGGTACACGTGCGCCCCACCGATCGGGTGGCGGTCCTGGGGGCGGGGCGGTTGGGCCAGCTGATCGCCCGGGTGCTGCGATTGACGGGGTGCGAGCTGGTGGTCTGGGGACGGCATGAGGGCAAGCTGGACCGCCTCCGTGCGCTGGGGATCGAGGCTCGGGGGGATAGCGTGTATCCGGAGGCCTGGGCGGATGTGGTGGTGGAGGTGACGGGTAGCCCGACGGGGTTCGCGGCCGCCCGGCGCATGGTGCGGCCGCGAGGCACCCTGGTGCTCAAGAGCACGTATCGCGGCAGCCTGGAGGCGGACTTCACCGGATTGGTCGTCGACGAGATCACGCTGGTGGGGTCCCGATGCGGGCCCTTTCCCCCGGCGTTGCGGCTCCTGGCCAGCGGTTTGGTGCCTGTGGCCGATCTGGTGGAAGCGTGCTATCCCTTGGAGGAGGGGGAGGCTGCCTTTGAGCACGCCGCCCGGCCGGGCGTTCTGAAGGTGCTCGTGCAGGGATAG
- the secD gene encoding protein translocase subunit SecD: MRDRNLTALVAIILLALVALYIALPIPHPDWLKNALFWQPKDLRSLELKLGLDLQGGLEVLLEADLPPDQEISKDAIDAARVIVEQRVNGLGVTEPLVQLQGDRRIIVQLPGIQKPEQAIATIKGTGLLEFVDAGAKPLPRGATIRTDFASSEPSAEEGAVTATGEITTTGTVTATGEITATETTTATAPFSDQIYHTVMTGADLQDARVQLDNLGRPYIAFELTDTGAKKFEEYTAQNIGRFLCITMDKVVISCPEIRAKIGKRGIIEGGQQGFELAEARNLAIQMRYGALPVPLKVVDVRTVGPTLGQDSIQKSITAGLVGVSVVLLFMLIYYRLPGLLADFALLTYAVLNLAIYKLVPITLTLPGIAGFLLSTGMAVDANILIFERMKEELRAGRPLHMAVEAGFSRAWTSIWDSNLSTIITCIILAWFGSNFGASTVKGFAVNLGLGVLISMFTAVVATRTFMRATLSRGGEEIRKRHWLLGI; encoded by the coding sequence ATGCGCGATCGCAACCTGACTGCACTTGTCGCCATCATCCTCTTGGCCCTGGTGGCCCTGTACATCGCCCTCCCGATCCCTCACCCCGACTGGCTGAAGAACGCCCTGTTCTGGCAACCCAAGGATCTGCGTAGCCTGGAGCTGAAGCTGGGTTTGGATCTGCAGGGCGGGTTGGAGGTGCTGCTGGAGGCGGACCTGCCGCCCGATCAGGAGATCAGCAAGGATGCCATTGATGCGGCCCGCGTGATCGTGGAGCAGCGTGTCAACGGCCTGGGGGTGACGGAGCCGTTGGTCCAGCTCCAGGGGGACCGCCGTATCATCGTTCAGCTGCCGGGGATCCAGAAACCGGAGCAGGCCATCGCCACCATCAAGGGGACCGGCCTGCTGGAGTTCGTGGACGCGGGCGCCAAGCCGCTGCCTCGGGGCGCCACGATCCGAACCGACTTCGCCAGCAGTGAGCCGTCGGCTGAGGAGGGGGCGGTGACGGCCACCGGCGAGATCACCACCACGGGCACGGTGACGGCTACCGGTGAGATCACCGCCACGGAGACGACGACGGCGACCGCCCCGTTCTCCGATCAGATCTACCACACAGTCATGACCGGGGCGGATCTGCAGGATGCCCGGGTGCAGTTGGATAATCTGGGGCGGCCCTACATCGCCTTCGAGTTGACCGATACGGGCGCCAAGAAGTTCGAGGAGTACACGGCGCAGAACATCGGGCGGTTCCTGTGCATCACCATGGATAAGGTGGTGATCTCCTGTCCGGAGATCCGGGCCAAGATCGGCAAGCGGGGGATCATCGAGGGCGGACAGCAGGGGTTCGAGCTGGCGGAGGCCCGTAATCTGGCCATTCAGATGCGCTATGGTGCGCTGCCGGTGCCGTTGAAGGTCGTCGATGTGCGCACCGTGGGGCCCACGCTGGGGCAGGATTCCATCCAGAAGAGCATCACGGCCGGCCTGGTGGGCGTCTCCGTGGTCCTGCTCTTCATGTTGATCTATTATCGACTGCCGGGGCTGCTGGCGGATTTCGCCCTGCTCACCTATGCGGTGCTGAACCTGGCGATCTACAAGCTGGTGCCCATCACGTTGACGCTTCCGGGCATCGCGGGGTTCCTCCTCTCCACGGGTATGGCGGTGGATGCGAACATCCTGATCTTCGAGCGTATGAAGGAGGAGCTGCGGGCCGGTCGCCCGTTGCATATGGCCGTGGAGGCGGGGTTCAGCCGGGCGTGGACATCGATCTGGGATTCCAACCTGTCCACCATCATCACGTGTATCATCCTGGCCTGGTTTGGATCGAACTTCGGGGCCAGCACCGTCAAAGGGTTCGCCGTGAACCTGGGCCTTGGTGTGCTGATCAGCATGTTCACCGCAGTGGTGGCCACCCGGACCTTCATGCGGGCCACCCTGAGCCGGGGCGGCGAGGAGATCCGGAAGCGGCACTGGCTGTTGGGCATTTAA
- a CDS encoding zinc ribbon domain-containing protein — translation MPMYEYYCEGCQKTFEVLRSFSQADEPVACPSCHEMTVRRVISRFAAISQDGSGGSRVIAGSGNGCSACTSHACSTCGVR, via the coding sequence ATGCCAATGTACGAGTATTACTGTGAAGGTTGTCAGAAAACGTTCGAGGTGTTACGATCCTTCAGCCAGGCCGATGAACCGGTCGCGTGCCCGTCCTGCCATGAGATGACGGTCCGGCGGGTGATCTCCCGCTTCGCCGCGATCAGCCAGGACGGCTCCGGCGGGAGCCGCGTGATCGCCGGCTCCGGGAACGGGTGCAGCGCATGCACCTCCCATGCTTGCAGCACCTGCGGCGTGCGCTGA
- a CDS encoding (d)CMP kinase gives MTRPSVIAIDGPAASGKSTLGQRLARALGYLYFDTGVMYRAVTWAALCRGIDPEDEAAVTRLAEEVHIDVVPPTVADGRQYTVLLDGQDVTWDLRRPEVDTWVSPVSAYPGVRAALTAQQRRIAASGRVVMVGRDIGTVVLPHADLKIYLDASLEERARRRCEELRARGQPADYEDVLASMRRRDEIDSHRATAPLRPAPDAIIVDSTDMDVEETLEHVMKLVEAWDDHDGK, from the coding sequence ATGACGCGGCCCTCCGTGATCGCGATCGACGGCCCGGCGGCCTCGGGTAAGAGCACTTTGGGCCAGCGGTTAGCTCGGGCGTTGGGGTATCTCTATTTCGATACGGGCGTGATGTATCGGGCGGTGACGTGGGCGGCCCTGTGTCGTGGCATCGATCCCGAGGATGAGGCCGCCGTGACCCGGCTGGCGGAGGAGGTGCATATCGACGTGGTGCCTCCCACGGTGGCGGACGGCCGGCAGTATACCGTGTTGTTGGACGGCCAGGACGTGACCTGGGACTTGCGTCGGCCGGAGGTGGACACCTGGGTGTCCCCGGTCTCGGCCTACCCGGGCGTGCGAGCCGCGTTGACGGCGCAGCAGCGCCGTATCGCCGCCAGTGGCCGCGTGGTGATGGTGGGGCGGGACATCGGCACTGTGGTGCTGCCTCACGCCGATCTCAAGATCTACCTGGACGCCTCGCTGGAGGAGCGGGCACGGCGACGCTGTGAGGAGTTGCGGGCTCGCGGTCAGCCTGCTGACTACGAGGATGTGTTGGCGTCCATGCGTCGTCGAGACGAGATCGATTCGCATCGGGCCACGGCTCCGTTGCGCCCTGCGCCCGATGCGATCATTGTGGATTCCACGGATATGGATGTGGAGGAGACGTTGGAGCACGTGATGAAGTTGGTGGAGGCGTGGGATGACCACGACGGTAAATGA
- the sucD gene encoding succinate--CoA ligase subunit alpha: MSILVSTETRLLVQGITGREGRFHTQQMVEYGTKVVAGVTPGKGGEWVDGVPVFDTVRDAVEATDANTSIIYVPARFATDAILEAADAGIELIVCITEGIPVMDMVQVKAYLDQQGVRLIGPNCPGLITPGEAKVGIMPGHIHIPGAIGVVSRSGTLTYEVVYALTERGLGQSTAIGIGGDPIIGTDFVEVLRLFEEDPGTEQVVLIGEIGGTDEERAAKFIAEYMSKPVTAFIAGQTAPPGKRMGHAGAIISGGTGTAAEKIKALEAAGVRVARHPIEIAEIVAERV; encoded by the coding sequence ATGAGCATCCTGGTCAGCACGGAGACACGGTTGTTGGTGCAGGGGATCACCGGGCGAGAGGGGAGATTCCACACGCAACAGATGGTCGAGTATGGCACCAAGGTGGTCGCCGGTGTCACCCCGGGAAAGGGCGGCGAGTGGGTGGACGGCGTCCCCGTCTTCGATACCGTGCGGGATGCGGTGGAGGCGACGGATGCCAATACCTCGATCATCTACGTGCCCGCCCGTTTCGCCACCGATGCCATCCTGGAGGCGGCCGATGCCGGGATCGAGCTGATCGTCTGCATCACCGAGGGGATCCCGGTCATGGATATGGTGCAGGTGAAGGCGTACCTGGATCAGCAGGGGGTGCGCCTGATCGGCCCCAATTGCCCGGGGCTCATCACGCCGGGTGAGGCGAAGGTGGGGATCATGCCCGGACATATCCATATCCCCGGGGCGATCGGCGTTGTGTCCCGTTCGGGCACGTTGACCTATGAGGTGGTGTACGCCTTGACGGAGCGTGGGCTGGGGCAGTCGACAGCAATCGGCATCGGCGGCGACCCCATCATCGGCACCGACTTCGTCGAGGTGCTGCGGCTGTTCGAGGAGGACCCGGGCACGGAGCAGGTCGTGCTCATCGGCGAGATCGGTGGGACCGATGAGGAGCGGGCGGCCAAGTTCATCGCCGAGTATATGAGCAAGCCGGTGACGGCCTTCATCGCCGGGCAGACGGCGCCGCCGGGGAAGCGGATGGGGCATGCCGGCGCCATCATCTCCGGCGGGACCGGGACCGCGGCCGAGAAGATCAAGGCTCTGGAGGCGGCCGGCGTGCGCGTCGCTCGACATCCGATCGAGATCGCGGAGATCGTGGCTGAGCGGGTGTGA
- the secF gene encoding protein translocase subunit SecF, with translation MFNIVEKRGWYFLFSAFIIFPGLVAMIYSTVTYGTPLRLSIDFTGGSFWELQFQEPVQPSAVRDVFVDHGLTDTVVQTVGDGRTVVIRLKPIDNETKVALRQALEERFGPAEERQFRSVGPAIGREVTRAATVAVFAAAIAILGFIIFAFRKVPHPFRFGVCAIIAMIHDILVTTGLFSIAGIFLGWEVDALFLTALLTVIGFSVQDTIVVFDRIRENVPKRRGEPFETVVNRSLLETIHRSLATQLNAIFIMIALLLFGGSTIKQFIATMLVGLISGTYSSIFNAVPLLVVWEKGDIRRLFARLRGGQPATV, from the coding sequence TTGTTTAACATCGTCGAGAAGCGAGGCTGGTATTTCCTGTTCTCGGCTTTCATCATCTTTCCGGGTTTGGTGGCCATGATTTACTCCACGGTCACCTATGGCACGCCATTGCGGCTGAGCATCGACTTCACGGGGGGCTCCTTCTGGGAGCTGCAGTTCCAGGAGCCGGTGCAGCCGTCCGCCGTTCGGGATGTGTTCGTCGATCACGGGCTCACCGATACGGTGGTGCAGACGGTTGGGGATGGGCGTACCGTGGTCATTCGGCTGAAGCCGATCGATAACGAGACCAAGGTGGCGTTGCGCCAGGCGCTGGAGGAGCGGTTCGGCCCGGCCGAGGAGCGTCAGTTCCGCTCCGTCGGCCCGGCGATCGGTCGAGAGGTCACCCGGGCTGCGACGGTGGCCGTGTTCGCCGCTGCGATCGCAATCCTGGGGTTCATCATCTTCGCCTTCCGTAAGGTGCCTCATCCCTTCCGCTTTGGGGTGTGCGCGATCATCGCCATGATCCATGACATCCTGGTGACCACCGGCCTGTTCTCCATCGCGGGCATCTTCCTGGGGTGGGAGGTGGACGCGCTCTTTCTCACGGCGTTGCTGACGGTCATCGGCTTCTCGGTGCAGGATACCATCGTCGTGTTCGATCGCATCCGGGAGAACGTGCCCAAGCGGCGAGGTGAGCCGTTCGAGACGGTGGTGAATCGGAGCCTGTTGGAGACGATCCATCGCTCCCTGGCCACGCAGCTGAACGCGATCTTCATCATGATCGCCCTTCTCCTGTTCGGCGGCTCGACGATCAAGCAGTTCATCGCCACCATGCTGGTGGGATTGATCAGCGGTACCTATTCCTCCATCTTCAACGCGGTGCCCCTGTTGGTCGTGTGGGAGAAGGGGGATATCCGCCGGCTGTTTGCGCGGCTGCGAGGGGGGCAGCCGGCGACGGTGTGA
- a CDS encoding D-alanyl-D-alanine carboxypeptidase — protein sequence MSDSSPPRVRTYFTAAGGRRQGARPLLWLALCVMWALVGFGPPVLTSGGTPPSWRLYPDQVRDLVASQRMPPITARAALLADARTGEILLSYNADQPLPPASTTKMMTALVTLERARPDEVVTVPAEALIGNASMGLRAGEQLTVEDLLYGLLMVSGNDAAMALAYHVGGSPEAFVALMNQKAAEMGLSHTHFVNPHGLDAPDHLASAADLLAIARAGLENELFAQIVATPQKQVAGRLLINRNELLTTYPGADGVKTGTTDAAGQCLVASATREGGRAISIVLGSQDRYADSRALLDHYFTYYGWRRLALSQSGLNRVHWPDGRVRELRADTTPEVFLPRWQWPLVRVVRVLDAGAPGERAGRAIFRVGPRVIAEVPLRWQEP from the coding sequence ATGAGCGATTCCTCCCCTCCACGCGTTCGGACGTATTTTACCGCCGCCGGTGGTCGGCGTCAAGGCGCTCGCCCGCTGCTCTGGCTGGCGCTCTGCGTGATGTGGGCGCTGGTCGGCTTCGGCCCGCCGGTGCTGACCAGCGGGGGGACGCCACCGAGCTGGCGGCTGTACCCCGACCAGGTGCGGGACCTGGTGGCCTCTCAGCGTATGCCCCCGATCACGGCGAGGGCGGCGCTGTTGGCTGACGCCCGGACGGGCGAGATCCTGCTGAGCTACAACGCCGACCAGCCGTTGCCCCCGGCCAGCACGACGAAGATGATGACGGCGCTGGTGACGTTGGAGCGCGCCCGGCCGGACGAGGTCGTGACCGTCCCCGCCGAGGCGCTGATCGGAAACGCCAGCATGGGGTTGCGGGCGGGGGAGCAGTTGACCGTTGAGGATCTGCTGTACGGGCTGTTGATGGTGTCCGGCAACGATGCGGCGATGGCCCTGGCCTATCACGTGGGGGGCTCCCCGGAGGCCTTTGTGGCGTTGATGAATCAGAAGGCGGCCGAGATGGGGCTCTCCCATACCCATTTCGTCAACCCACATGGCCTGGATGCCCCCGATCATCTGGCCAGCGCCGCGGATCTGCTGGCCATCGCCCGGGCGGGATTGGAGAACGAGCTGTTCGCCCAGATCGTGGCCACGCCGCAGAAGCAGGTGGCGGGCCGATTGTTGATCAATCGGAACGAGTTGCTAACCACCTATCCCGGAGCGGATGGCGTGAAGACGGGGACGACGGACGCCGCCGGGCAGTGCCTGGTCGCATCCGCAACCCGGGAGGGAGGCCGGGCGATCTCCATCGTCCTGGGCAGCCAGGATCGGTATGCGGATAGCCGGGCGCTCCTGGATCACTACTTCACCTATTATGGGTGGCGGCGGCTGGCCTTGTCGCAGAGCGGCCTGAACCGGGTGCACTGGCCCGATGGCCGGGTGCGGGAGCTGCGCGCCGATACGACGCCGGAGGTGTTTCTTCCCCGCTGGCAATGGCCGTTGGTGCGCGTTGTGCGTGTGCTCGACGCCGGTGCGCCGGGCGAGCGGGCCGGTCGAGCTATCTTTCGCGTGGGGCCGCGCGTTATCGCAGAGGTCCCATTACGCTGGCAGGAGCCTTGA
- a CDS encoding HD domain-containing protein, whose protein sequence is MAKRVVLPAHWAEPGTLAYEVMSFAVRQRRRVWLVGGAVRDRLLLRRIHDLDLVVKDGAADLAQAIADRFGGAFYLLDQERDYGRALLSEAAGKRSLIVDVTPLQGRDLEEDLRGRDFTINAMAVLLRVDASGDLIDPLGGLQDLRTGVLRLASEHALEADPIRLLRAPRLAGELELRITPETIQAIRDSAERLADASAERIRDELWRMLGHPGCARAVHVLHRLRLLAVVLPEAEALTGITQGPPHHWGVFEHTIQTMLMTDRILALILGRDRPRDVVETLMWERLSRYASPLRDHLLQTIRGRRRRAGWLRWLALTHDWGKGITRMVGPDGRIRFLGHDREGARLAYERLNALRFSREEARHLRRMVRHHMRPLFLTRKDRPPTARAIYRFFRDVDDAGLELLLLGLADHRATYGPDLHLEDWRDHVARIVDLMADWFERRDERVAPPPLVDGHTLIQELGVPPGPEIGRLLEAVREAQAVGEVRDREEALAFVRRLHEQNVQKQKRVDNGADSGGGGGGG, encoded by the coding sequence ATGGCCAAGCGAGTGGTGTTACCGGCCCATTGGGCCGAGCCAGGGACGCTTGCGTATGAGGTGATGTCCTTTGCCGTCAGGCAGAGACGTCGCGTCTGGCTGGTGGGGGGCGCCGTACGCGATCGCCTGCTGTTGCGCCGGATACACGATCTGGATCTGGTGGTGAAGGACGGGGCGGCCGACCTGGCCCAGGCGATCGCGGATCGCTTCGGCGGCGCGTTCTATCTGCTGGACCAGGAGCGGGACTACGGGCGTGCCCTGCTCTCGGAGGCGGCCGGGAAGCGGTCGCTGATCGTGGATGTGACCCCCTTGCAGGGGCGGGACCTGGAGGAGGACCTGCGTGGGCGGGACTTCACCATCAACGCCATGGCCGTCCTCCTGCGCGTGGACGCCTCGGGGGATCTGATCGATCCGCTGGGTGGCCTGCAGGATCTGCGGACCGGCGTGCTTCGGCTGGCGTCGGAACATGCTCTGGAGGCGGACCCCATCCGCCTCCTGCGGGCGCCTCGTCTGGCGGGCGAGCTGGAGCTGCGCATCACCCCGGAGACGATCCAGGCGATCCGGGATTCGGCGGAGAGGCTGGCGGATGCCTCCGCTGAGCGTATCCGGGACGAGTTGTGGCGCATGTTGGGGCATCCCGGATGCGCCCGTGCCGTGCACGTCCTGCACCGCTTGCGGCTGCTGGCGGTCGTTCTGCCGGAGGCGGAGGCGCTGACGGGGATCACCCAGGGGCCGCCCCACCACTGGGGCGTGTTTGAGCACACGATCCAGACGATGCTGATGACGGATCGGATACTGGCGCTGATCCTGGGGCGCGATCGGCCACGGGACGTGGTGGAAACCCTGATGTGGGAGCGGCTCTCGCGCTACGCGTCCCCGCTGCGCGATCACCTCCTCCAGACGATCCGTGGGAGGCGAAGGCGCGCTGGATGGCTGCGATGGCTGGCTTTGACGCACGATTGGGGGAAGGGGATCACACGCATGGTGGGCCCCGATGGGCGGATCCGCTTCCTGGGACATGATCGTGAGGGAGCTCGCCTGGCCTACGAGCGGTTGAACGCGTTGCGCTTCAGCCGGGAGGAGGCGCGCCATCTCCGCCGTATGGTGCGTCATCATATGCGGCCCCTGTTCCTCACCCGCAAGGATCGCCCTCCCACCGCGCGGGCGATCTATCGCTTCTTCCGAGACGTGGACGACGCCGGGTTGGAGCTGCTGCTGCTGGGTTTGGCGGATCATCGGGCCACCTACGGTCCGGATCTCCACCTGGAGGACTGGCGGGACCACGTGGCGCGCATCGTCGACCTGATGGCGGACTGGTTCGAGCGGCGCGACGAGCGGGTGGCGCCTCCTCCGCTGGTGGATGGGCATACCTTGATCCAGGAGTTAGGCGTCCCGCCGGGGCCGGAAATCGGCCGGCTGTTGGAGGCGGTGCGGGAGGCGCAGGCGGTGGGGGAGGTGCGTGATCGCGAGGAGGCGCTGGCTTTCGTGCGTCGTCTGCACGAGCAAAACGTTCAGAAGCAGAAGAGGGTAGACAACGGTGCAGATTCGGGCGGCGGCGGCGGAGGTGGCTAA
- a CDS encoding 1-acyl-sn-glycerol-3-phosphate acyltransferase — MTTTVNERDAGRKRAQPSFRVPLGRRIWDPVLHFLLWLFTRVTVEGVENIPPTGPLILILNHVHFLDPVVLVAHVPRYAVPIGKAEAFEWPVVGKLMKWYRVIPIRRGELDMTAMRWADRLLAAGQALIIAPEGTRSRTGKLQQGKSGAVFFARRHDPIIVPVGVTGATDFSENIRRLRRTPIHVKIGRPFKFRWPASRRVDRETMRQMTDEAMYRIAELLPPEMRGVYADLSQATTEYIIPIEPTWAPALEERR; from the coding sequence ATGACCACGACGGTAAATGAGCGGGATGCCGGCCGGAAACGGGCGCAGCCCTCGTTTCGGGTACCGCTGGGGCGTCGGATCTGGGATCCTGTGTTGCACTTTCTGCTCTGGCTCTTCACGCGTGTCACCGTGGAGGGGGTGGAGAACATCCCCCCGACCGGTCCGCTGATCCTGATCCTCAATCACGTGCACTTTTTGGACCCGGTGGTGCTGGTGGCGCACGTGCCGCGGTACGCGGTGCCCATCGGCAAGGCGGAGGCGTTCGAATGGCCGGTGGTGGGGAAGCTCATGAAGTGGTATCGGGTGATCCCGATCCGTCGTGGGGAGCTGGACATGACGGCCATGCGTTGGGCGGATCGACTGTTGGCGGCCGGGCAGGCGTTGATCATCGCCCCGGAGGGGACGCGCAGCCGGACGGGGAAGCTTCAGCAGGGGAAGTCCGGAGCCGTCTTCTTCGCCCGTCGTCATGACCCGATCATCGTGCCGGTGGGGGTAACCGGGGCGACCGACTTCTCCGAGAACATCCGCCGGCTGCGTCGCACGCCCATTCACGTCAAAATCGGCCGGCCGTTCAAGTTCCGCTGGCCGGCTTCCAGGCGGGTGGACCGGGAGACGATGCGGCAGATGACGGACGAGGCGATGTATCGGATCGCCGAGCTGTTGCCCCCGGAGATGCGTGGCGTGTATGCGGATCTCTCTCAGGCGACCACCGAGTACATCATCCCCATCGAGCCGACGTGGGCGCCCGCTCTTGAGGAGAGAAGATAG